The proteins below are encoded in one region of Xenopus laevis strain J_2021 chromosome 8L, Xenopus_laevis_v10.1, whole genome shotgun sequence:
- the fam162a.L gene encoding uncharacterized protein LOC100158316, which produces MSAFSLIKFRSLARGLINSGSSTRKALQGRSYCQAVKDVAPKETKTQTLYGQHLFRHERRPTDFDKRILVWSGRYKKQEDIPEFISYEALSGARNKVRIKVCYAMILGTIIGCVAMVISGKKAYKEDNTLLHKNIERKKQWREEHAADLKSD; this is translated from the exons ATGTCTGCCTTTAGTTTAATCAAATTTCGATCTCTTGCAAGAGGTCTGATCAATTCTGGGAGCAGCACAAGGAAAGCTCTACAGGGAAGGTCATATTGCCAGGCTGTCAAGGATGTAGCACccaaagaaacaaaaacacagacATTATACG GTCAACATCTATTCAGACATGAAAGAAGACCAACAGACTTTGACAAAAGAATACTTGTCTGGTCTGGGCGTTATAAAAAGCAAGAGGATATCCCAGAATTTATCTC ATATGAGGCCCTGTCTGGTGCCAGAAATAAAGTCAGAATTAAGGTCTGCTATGCAATGATTTTAGGAACAATCATAGGCTGTGTTGCAATGGTGATTTCCGGAAAAAAA GCTTATAAAGAAGATAACACACTTCTCCATAAGAATATCGAAAGAAAGAAACAATGGAGAGAAGAACATGCCGCAGACTTAAAATCCGATTGA